A window of Leptotrichia wadei contains these coding sequences:
- a CDS encoding L-aspartate oxidase encodes MKAENYDVVIIGSGVAALICALTLDDSINICLITKKELKDSNSYLAQGGISVCRGKEDREDYIEDTLIAGHYKNDRKAVEILVDESEEAVKTLIEMGVKFTGDKKGLFYTREGGHRKFRILYCEDRTGKYIMESLIKKVLEKKNIKIIENCEFLDIIEENNNCFGIVVKNKEIFSIKSKFTVLATGGIGGIYKNTTNFSHIRGDGIAAAIRHNIELKDISYVQIHPTTFYTKDNERKFLISESVRGEGAVLLNQKFQRFTDELKPRDEVTRAILEEMKKDKSEYEWLDFSTIKLDIEKRFPNIYKQLIKKDINVLKDKVPVVPAQHYTMGGIKVNMDSKTSMKNLYAVGEVACTGVHGQNRLASNSLLESVVFGKRAAHSINAENNVSNYNNVTADNAFKNIEKEVFEIENKIKENKNIIEQRIKEDEFEKNR; translated from the coding sequence ATGAAAGCTGAAAATTACGATGTGGTTATAATTGGTTCTGGAGTTGCAGCATTGATTTGTGCTTTGACATTAGATGACAGTATAAATATATGCTTAATAACAAAAAAGGAGCTTAAAGACAGTAATTCTTATCTTGCACAGGGTGGAATATCTGTTTGCAGGGGAAAAGAGGATAGAGAAGACTATATTGAAGATACTTTAATTGCAGGTCATTATAAAAATGACAGAAAAGCAGTCGAAATATTAGTTGATGAATCAGAAGAAGCTGTAAAGACTTTGATTGAAATGGGAGTAAAATTTACAGGTGATAAAAAAGGTCTTTTTTATACAAGAGAAGGAGGACATAGAAAATTTAGAATTTTATATTGTGAAGATCGAACTGGTAAGTACATAATGGAAAGCCTTATAAAAAAAGTTTTGGAAAAAAAGAACATAAAAATAATAGAAAATTGCGAATTTTTAGATATAATTGAAGAAAATAATAATTGTTTTGGTATTGTAGTCAAAAATAAAGAGATATTTTCCATAAAATCTAAATTCACAGTTTTAGCAACAGGAGGGATAGGCGGAATATATAAGAATACTACAAATTTTTCTCATATAAGAGGAGATGGGATAGCGGCAGCTATCAGACATAATATAGAATTAAAGGATATTTCATATGTTCAAATACATCCAACGACATTTTATACAAAAGATAATGAAAGGAAATTTTTGATTTCGGAATCAGTAAGAGGGGAAGGAGCGGTGCTTTTAAATCAGAAATTTCAAAGATTTACAGATGAGTTAAAACCTAGGGATGAAGTTACGAGAGCAATACTGGAAGAAATGAAAAAAGACAAATCTGAATATGAATGGTTGGATTTTAGCACAATAAAATTAGATATTGAAAAAAGATTTCCAAATATTTATAAACAATTAATAAAAAAAGATATAAATGTATTGAAAGATAAAGTTCCAGTAGTTCCTGCTCAGCATTATACAATGGGAGGAATCAAGGTTAATATGGATTCAAAAACTTCAATGAAAAATTTGTATGCTGTTGGTGAAGTTGCCTGTACGGGTGTTCATGGGCAAAACAGGCTTGCAAGCAATTCATTATTAGAAAGTGTTGTGTTTGGAAAAAGAGCAGCCCATTCGATTAATGCTGAAAATAACGTCTCTAATTATAATAATGTGACAGCAGATAATGCATTTAAAAATATTGAAAAAGAAGTTTTTGAAATAGAAAATAAAATAAAAGAAAATAAAAATATTATAGAGCAAAGGATAAAAGAAGATGAGTTTGAGAAAAATAGATAA
- the nadA gene encoding quinolinate synthase NadA — protein sequence MKERIKKLQKEKDVAILAHYYVDGDVQEIADYVGDSFYLAKTATKLKNKTIIMAGVYFMGESIKILNPEKTVYMVDIYADCPMAHMITIKKIKEMREKYSDLSVVCYINSTAEIKAHCDVCITSSNALKIVSKLKEKNIFIVPDGNLASYIAKQVKNKNIILNEGYCCVHNLVHLENVKKLKEEYPNAKVLAHPECKEEILKLADYIGSTSGIIAEALKEGDEFIIVTERGIRFEIYKKAPNKKLHFADTLICRSMKKNTLEKIEKILTEGGDELKVDDEIAKKALIPLERMLELAGD from the coding sequence ATGAAAGAGAGAATAAAAAAATTACAAAAAGAAAAAGATGTGGCGATTTTAGCTCATTATTATGTAGATGGAGATGTACAGGAGATTGCTGACTATGTTGGAGATTCTTTTTATTTAGCTAAGACTGCGACAAAGCTGAAAAATAAGACAATAATAATGGCAGGAGTATATTTTATGGGTGAAAGTATAAAAATTTTAAATCCAGAAAAAACAGTGTATATGGTTGATATTTATGCTGACTGTCCTATGGCACATATGATAACTATAAAAAAAATAAAGGAAATGAGAGAAAAGTACAGCGATTTGTCGGTAGTATGCTATATAAATTCAACAGCTGAAATTAAAGCACATTGTGATGTCTGTATAACTTCATCCAATGCACTTAAAATTGTAAGTAAATTAAAAGAAAAAAATATCTTCATAGTTCCTGATGGAAATTTAGCCTCATATATTGCAAAACAAGTAAAAAATAAAAATATTATTTTAAATGAAGGTTATTGTTGTGTACATAATTTAGTGCATTTGGAAAATGTAAAGAAATTAAAAGAAGAATATCCCAATGCAAAAGTTTTGGCTCATCCAGAATGCAAGGAAGAAATTTTAAAATTAGCAGACTATATCGGGAGTACAAGCGGGATAATCGCCGAGGCTTTAAAAGAGGGAGATGAATTTATAATTGTAACTGAAAGAGGAATTAGATTTGAAATATATAAGAAAGCTCCTAATAAGAAATTGCATTTTGCAGATACTTTGATATGCAGAAGTATGAAGAAAAATACCTTGGAGAAAATTGAAAAAATTTTGACGGAAGGTGGAGATGAACTGAAAGTTGATGATGAAATAGCTAAAAAAGCTCTAATTCCTTTGGAAAGAATGTTAGAATTGGCAGGGGATTGA
- the nadN gene encoding NAD nucleotidase, which translates to MKKLLLLGLVLALLPVANVEAKTIKKAAGKNSQSTFELNVAHINDHHSHLEEEKMPIKLDGKTVTVHIGGLPRVGQEIKNFRKNNKNTLVVHAGDAVTGTLYYTLFEGKADAELMNAINFDAYTLGNHEFDDGNKVLGAFLDVLKIPVVSSNVVPDKGSILEGKWKPYIIKNIGGQNVGIIGIDVVKKTKESSSPGEDIKFLDEVETARKYAKELQDKGINKIVLLSHAGYEKNVEIGQKVDGIDLIISGDTHYLLGKEFEQFGLVPEADSYPKKVNSPNGNPVYIAEAWNYSYLLGEMKAKFDKNGVITELTPAPKLLIGDDFFEVKGADGKAVQLDEKEKSKILNSIKNNKNIVAIKNDPALAKLLERYQKEKTELGKRKIGKITEEIPGGSDNRVPSEHNKDGSFATTLVAESVLYKLRNTGTGNVDFVIGNAGNVRITLNPGDFSYDLAYSLLPFTSNTVFITDVTGAEVKQILEDAIDYVLNGGSTGAFPYGAGIRYEATKEGTLGTRVKKIEVFDFKANKWIPIDAKKTYMLAVNSYIAKGKDGYTTLGKITAQKRGNDTHLSDTKMFIDYLKEKKELGKPKSTNVIFKY; encoded by the coding sequence ATGAAAAAGTTACTTTTGTTAGGTTTAGTATTGGCATTACTGCCAGTGGCAAATGTAGAAGCAAAAACTATTAAAAAAGCAGCTGGGAAAAATTCTCAAAGTACATTTGAGTTAAATGTTGCTCATATTAATGACCATCACTCACATCTGGAAGAAGAAAAAATGCCAATTAAGCTGGATGGAAAAACAGTTACGGTGCATATTGGGGGATTGCCTAGAGTGGGACAAGAAATCAAGAATTTTAGAAAAAATAATAAAAATACTCTTGTGGTTCATGCAGGTGATGCGGTAACAGGGACTCTTTATTATACGTTATTTGAGGGAAAAGCGGATGCTGAACTTATGAATGCGATTAATTTTGATGCCTATACTCTGGGAAATCATGAATTTGATGATGGGAATAAAGTTTTAGGAGCATTTCTAGACGTTTTGAAAATACCAGTAGTTTCATCTAATGTAGTGCCTGACAAGGGAAGCATACTGGAAGGGAAATGGAAGCCTTATATTATAAAAAATATTGGCGGACAAAATGTAGGAATTATTGGGATAGATGTTGTGAAAAAAACGAAGGAGTCTTCTAGTCCAGGAGAAGATATTAAATTTTTAGATGAAGTTGAAACAGCCAGAAAATATGCAAAGGAACTTCAAGATAAGGGAATAAATAAAATAGTGCTGTTATCTCACGCAGGATATGAAAAAAATGTGGAAATTGGGCAAAAAGTTGATGGAATTGACTTGATTATATCAGGAGATACGCATTACTTGCTAGGAAAGGAATTTGAGCAGTTCGGATTAGTTCCTGAAGCTGACAGTTATCCTAAAAAAGTAAATTCGCCTAATGGAAATCCTGTCTACATTGCAGAAGCGTGGAATTATTCATATTTGCTTGGTGAAATGAAGGCAAAATTTGATAAGAATGGAGTGATTACAGAATTAACTCCTGCACCAAAACTGCTAATTGGAGATGACTTTTTTGAAGTGAAAGGTGCTGATGGTAAAGCTGTTCAGCTTGACGAAAAGGAAAAAAGCAAGATTTTAAATTCAATAAAAAATAATAAAAATATAGTTGCTATAAAAAATGATCCAGCCTTAGCAAAACTTTTAGAAAGATACCAAAAGGAAAAAACAGAACTTGGAAAACGTAAAATTGGTAAAATTACTGAAGAAATTCCAGGGGGTTCAGATAACAGAGTGCCAAGCGAACATAATAAAGACGGTTCATTCGCAACAACTCTTGTGGCAGAATCTGTTTTGTATAAATTGAGAAATACAGGAACTGGAAATGTTGATTTTGTAATTGGGAATGCAGGAAATGTAAGAATTACGCTAAATCCTGGAGATTTTTCATACGATTTGGCATATTCATTATTGCCATTTACTTCAAATACAGTATTTATAACAGATGTTACAGGTGCAGAAGTAAAGCAAATTTTGGAAGATGCGATTGATTATGTATTAAATGGCGGATCAACAGGAGCTTTCCCTTATGGTGCGGGAATTAGATACGAAGCAACAAAGGAAGGGACTCTTGGAACAAGAGTTAAAAAAATAGAAGTATTTGACTTTAAAGCAAATAAATGGATACCAATTGATGCTAAAAAAACTTATATGTTAGCTGTAAATTCATATATTGCCAAAGGAAAAGACGGATATACAACATTAGGGAAAATTACGGCGCAAAAAAGAGGAAACGATACTCATTTAAGCGATACAAAGATGTTTATTGATTATTTGAAGGAGAAAAAAGAGCTTGGAAAACCAAAATCTACAAATGTAATTTTTAAATATTAA
- a CDS encoding adenylate kinase → MNIVLFGAPGAGKGTQAKELIKKYEIPQISTGDILRAAIANKTPLGLEAKKLMDEGKLVSDDIVNGLVEARLKEDDCKKGFILDGFPRTVAQAKELDKILAKSNREIEKVIALEVSDEEIIERITGRRVSKKTGKIYHIKYNPPVDENPEDLEQRADDNEETVKKRLAVYNEQTAPVLDFYKNQNKVYSVDGAKKLEEITKDIIDILEK, encoded by the coding sequence ATGAATATAGTGTTATTTGGAGCACCTGGAGCAGGGAAAGGGACTCAAGCAAAAGAATTAATTAAAAAATATGAAATTCCTCAAATTTCAACTGGAGACATTTTAAGAGCGGCAATCGCTAATAAAACTCCACTTGGACTGGAAGCAAAAAAATTGATGGATGAAGGAAAATTGGTTTCAGACGACATCGTAAATGGACTTGTAGAAGCAAGACTTAAAGAAGATGACTGTAAAAAAGGGTTCATTTTGGATGGATTTCCAAGAACTGTGGCTCAGGCCAAAGAACTTGATAAAATTTTAGCAAAATCAAATAGAGAAATTGAAAAAGTAATTGCACTTGAAGTAAGTGATGAAGAAATTATTGAAAGAATTACAGGAAGAAGAGTTTCTAAAAAAACTGGTAAAATCTACCACATAAAATATAATCCGCCAGTTGACGAAAATCCAGAAGACTTGGAACAAAGAGCAGATGATAACGAAGAAACAGTTAAAAAAAGATTGGCAGTTTATAACGAACAAACAGCACCAGTATTGGATTTTTACAAAAATCAAAATAAAGTTTATAGCGTAGACGGTGCAAAAAAACTGGAAGAAATTACAAAAGATATAATTGATATTTTGGAAAAATAA
- the map gene encoding type I methionyl aminopeptidase, producing the protein MIIYKTLDEIKKIKKANEIIARLFEDVLPKYVKAGISTYELDQIAEDYIRSQGAIPGTKGYDIGSPYPPYPAATCISVNEVVVHGIPSKKQILKEGDILTIDTVTVLDGYFGDSAITYAVGEIDETSKKLMEVTEKARAIGIEAAHAGNRIGDIGHAIQEYVESFGFSLVRDFAGHGVGKEMHEDPIIPNYGKAGTGAKIEDGMVITVEPMVNVGTYKVKILPDMWTAVTKDGKRSAQYEHSFAIIDGKPVILSVRD; encoded by the coding sequence ATGATAATTTACAAAACATTAGATGAAATAAAAAAAATAAAAAAAGCTAATGAAATAATCGCAAGACTTTTTGAAGATGTATTGCCAAAATATGTAAAAGCTGGAATAAGCACTTATGAACTTGATCAAATAGCAGAAGATTACATTAGAAGCCAAGGGGCAATCCCAGGGACAAAAGGGTATGACATAGGAAGTCCATATCCTCCATATCCAGCTGCAACTTGTATTTCTGTAAATGAAGTTGTAGTACATGGTATTCCTAGCAAAAAGCAAATTTTAAAAGAAGGGGATATTTTGACAATTGACACAGTAACAGTGCTTGATGGATATTTTGGAGATTCTGCAATTACTTATGCTGTTGGAGAAATTGATGAAACTTCTAAAAAATTGATGGAAGTTACTGAAAAGGCAAGAGCTATTGGAATTGAAGCTGCACATGCTGGAAATAGAATTGGCGACATTGGACATGCTATTCAAGAATATGTGGAAAGTTTTGGATTCTCACTTGTAAGGGATTTTGCAGGGCACGGAGTTGGAAAGGAAATGCACGAAGATCCAATTATCCCAAATTATGGAAAAGCTGGAACTGGAGCTAAAATTGAAGACGGAATGGTAATTACAGTTGAACCAATGGTAAACGTCGGAACTTATAAAGTAAAAATATTGCCTGATATGTGGACTGCCGTTACAAAAGATGGAAAACGTTCAGCCCAATATGAACACAGTTTTGCCATTATTGATGGAAAGCCTGTAATTTTAAGTGTAAGAGATTAA
- a CDS encoding DUF1304 domain-containing protein: MSILAFILILFVAIEHYYILILEMYLNESKSIQKNFGLELDFLKDEHVKKMLANQGLYNGFLASGLMWSLTESGEFQFQIAIFFLICIICAAIYGSVTVSKKIFLLQGIPALMAFILLLLPLIIS, from the coding sequence TTGAGCATACTGGCATTCATATTAATATTATTCGTGGCAATAGAGCATTATTACATATTAATTCTTGAAATGTACCTGAACGAAAGCAAATCCATCCAAAAAAACTTTGGATTGGAACTAGACTTTCTAAAAGATGAACATGTAAAAAAAATGCTGGCAAATCAAGGACTATACAACGGTTTTCTTGCCTCAGGATTAATGTGGAGTTTAACCGAAAGCGGAGAATTTCAATTTCAAATTGCAATTTTCTTCCTGATTTGTATTATCTGTGCAGCAATCTATGGTTCTGTAACAGTTTCTAAAAAAATCTTTTTATTGCAGGGAATACCTGCATTAATGGCTTTTATTTTATTGTTATTGCCATTGATAATTTCATAA
- a CDS encoding site-2 protease family protein — MKKLKDYYDRFKSLNPRYSGIKLGIIVAVIAYFIARIFFVVEISRDMIISLAVFVISMTFHEVAHGYVAYKFGDNTAKMNGRITLNPLKHIDLTGIILPILILLSGFKFLVGWAKPVPVNFDNLRPHRLGLFCVAIAGITVNFIIAAVSLLLLKYLGKYLDIENIFMTVLLYTYLINLLLGMFNLIPITPLDGGRIIYSFSGKRVRKFYDKIEKYGILIIFAIVYFGSRILMNGFIVIVEFLLKLAGINFNLMF, encoded by the coding sequence GTGAAAAAATTAAAAGACTATTATGACAGGTTTAAGAGTTTGAATCCACGGTATTCGGGAATAAAATTGGGGATTATTGTTGCAGTTATTGCTTATTTTATTGCAAGAATTTTTTTTGTGGTGGAAATTTCAAGGGATATGATAATTTCACTTGCGGTTTTTGTAATATCAATGACTTTTCATGAGGTGGCACATGGATATGTGGCTTATAAATTTGGGGATAATACGGCAAAAATGAATGGAAGGATAACCTTGAATCCCCTAAAGCATATTGACTTGACAGGGATAATTTTGCCTATTTTAATACTTTTGAGCGGATTTAAGTTTTTGGTAGGCTGGGCAAAGCCTGTTCCAGTGAATTTTGATAATCTAAGACCACATCGGCTTGGGTTATTTTGTGTTGCGATAGCTGGAATAACTGTAAATTTTATTATTGCTGCAGTTTCACTTCTTTTATTAAAATATCTTGGGAAATACTTGGATATTGAAAATATTTTTATGACAGTTCTGCTTTATACATATCTAATAAATTTGTTGCTTGGTATGTTTAATTTAATACCAATAACACCTTTGGATGGTGGAAGGATAATTTATTCTTTTTCTGGTAAGAGAGTAAGAAAATTTTATGATAAAATTGAAAAATATGGAATTTTAATTATATTTGCCATAGTTTACTTTGGAAGTCGAATTCTAATGAATGGATTTATAGTAATTGTGGAGTTCCTTTTAAAATTAGCGGGAATTAATTTTAATTTGATGTTTTAA
- the glmS gene encoding glutamine--fructose-6-phosphate transaminase (isomerizing), whose product MCGIVGYIGAKNAQDFVIDGLEKLEYRGYDSAGIAVNTGSEKFEIVKKVGRLKNLADELEKHPLKGTVAIGHTRWATHGKPSDENSHPHFNKDKTLVVVHNGIIENYLELKRDLIAKGYEFKSETDTEVVAHLLDELYTGDILETVKKLLKVIKGAYALGIMSVKEPDRIIAARKESPLIVGIGKGENFIASDIPAILKYTRDVYLIENNEIVEIKKDSVKIMDADGNEKKREITHIEWDLEAASKGGYEYFMEKEIFEQPEVLVKTLNSRVDGNYNINFDNAGLTKEYLSGINDIYIVACGTAYHAGLAGKHIIEKKTRIRVDVDIASEFRYRNPVIDDKTLVIVLSQSGETLDTLEAMKEAKRHGARVVAITNVVGSSVAREADHVIYTWAGPEIAVASTKAYTTQMVILNLMAIDFAYKFGKITKDEAAENIKKLYEVEQSIQRMLEYDEKIKDVADKIKDSESMFYLGRGLDYVIAVEGALKSKEISYIHSEAFASGELKHGTIALITDGVPVVVNATQSDLFEKSVSNIKEVTSRGAYVIAVAKEGNTVVEEVADEVFYIPNVEDDYAGFPTIVIHQLLAYYLSKLKGNDVDKPRNLAKSVTVE is encoded by the coding sequence ATGTGTGGAATTGTAGGTTACATTGGAGCAAAAAATGCTCAAGATTTTGTTATTGACGGGTTGGAAAAGTTAGAGTACAGAGGGTATGATTCAGCTGGGATTGCTGTTAATACTGGAAGTGAAAAGTTTGAGATTGTGAAAAAAGTGGGAAGATTGAAAAATTTGGCTGATGAACTGGAAAAACATCCGCTTAAAGGGACAGTTGCGATTGGGCATACAAGATGGGCAACTCACGGAAAGCCATCTGATGAAAATTCGCATCCCCATTTTAATAAGGATAAAACATTAGTTGTTGTTCATAATGGAATTATTGAAAATTATTTAGAGTTGAAAAGAGATTTAATTGCAAAAGGATATGAATTTAAATCAGAAACTGATACAGAAGTTGTGGCACATTTATTGGACGAACTTTATACAGGAGATATTCTTGAAACAGTAAAAAAATTGCTAAAAGTTATAAAGGGTGCCTATGCGCTTGGAATCATGTCTGTTAAGGAGCCTGATAGAATTATTGCGGCTAGAAAGGAAAGTCCGTTAATAGTTGGAATTGGAAAGGGAGAAAACTTTATTGCGTCTGATATTCCTGCTATTTTAAAATATACGAGAGATGTTTATTTAATTGAAAATAATGAAATTGTGGAAATAAAAAAAGATTCTGTAAAAATTATGGATGCTGACGGAAATGAGAAAAAAAGAGAAATAACTCATATTGAATGGGATTTGGAAGCCGCTTCTAAAGGTGGATATGAATATTTTATGGAAAAGGAAATTTTTGAACAGCCTGAAGTACTTGTAAAAACATTAAACAGCAGAGTTGATGGAAATTACAACATTAATTTTGATAATGCGGGGCTTACAAAGGAATATTTGAGTGGAATTAACGATATTTATATTGTGGCTTGTGGAACTGCTTATCATGCAGGGCTTGCCGGAAAGCATATTATTGAGAAAAAAACTAGAATACGTGTAGATGTTGACATTGCTTCTGAATTTAGATATAGAAATCCTGTAATTGATGATAAAACATTGGTTATTGTGTTAAGCCAGTCTGGAGAAACTTTGGATACGCTTGAAGCTATGAAGGAAGCTAAAAGACATGGTGCAAGAGTTGTTGCAATTACAAATGTGGTAGGATCTTCGGTAGCAAGAGAAGCAGATCATGTTATTTACACTTGGGCAGGACCTGAAATTGCCGTTGCCTCTACAAAAGCATACACTACTCAAATGGTAATTTTAAACTTAATGGCAATTGATTTTGCATATAAATTTGGAAAAATTACAAAAGATGAAGCAGCTGAGAATATTAAAAAATTGTATGAAGTAGAACAAAGTATTCAAAGAATGCTGGAATACGATGAAAAAATCAAAGATGTTGCTGATAAAATCAAGGATAGCGAAAGCATGTTCTATCTTGGGCGTGGACTTGATTATGTAATCGCTGTGGAAGGTGCCCTAAAATCTAAAGAAATCTCGTATATTCATTCAGAAGCCTTTGCTTCAGGGGAATTGAAACACGGAACTATAGCATTAATTACAGATGGAGTACCAGTTGTTGTAAATGCTACACAATCTGACTTATTTGAAAAATCAGTATCAAACATAAAGGAAGTCACATCAAGGGGAGCTTATGTCATTGCAGTTGCAAAAGAAGGAAATACAGTTGTGGAAGAAGTGGCAGATGAAGTATTCTATATTCCAAATGTGGAAGATGATTACGCAGGATTCCCTACAATCGTAATTCATCAGTTATTGGCATACTATTTATCAAAATTAAAGGGAAATGATGTTGATAAGCCTAGAAACTTGGCAAAATCAGTAACTGTAGAATAA
- a CDS encoding peptidyl-prolyl cis-trans isomerase, which produces MNNKLKMGIITTLCIFALSCGNGQNGKVLFESADKKIKVYENEVDIELQKNLFSNGLTQKDLTPDQIKQMKQSIIKNIALNRALAIKGKEEKLDKDKKYTENQNVIKEQLLASLTLVNEVNGKVNVTDEEAKKYYDANPAAFTLQEDSAKLQIIAFKAADSATANQVLKDVLANPNNFTTYARKYNANIPGVPENGETPEIPESRLGALGAAIKNVPAGQIVNSVVKVDNALYIVRVLEKNSKGVIPFEKVKEAIKTQVKNQKRQIEQQNYLKSVSDEFKLSNMDDAIKNIK; this is translated from the coding sequence ATGAACAATAAATTAAAAATGGGTATTATAACAACATTATGCATATTTGCATTATCTTGTGGAAATGGACAAAATGGAAAAGTACTATTTGAATCAGCAGATAAAAAAATAAAAGTATACGAAAATGAAGTTGATATTGAATTACAAAAAAATTTATTTTCTAACGGTTTGACACAAAAGGATCTTACACCTGACCAAATTAAGCAAATGAAACAATCTATTATTAAAAATATCGCTTTAAATAGAGCACTTGCAATAAAAGGTAAAGAAGAAAAACTTGACAAAGATAAAAAATATACGGAAAATCAAAATGTTATAAAAGAACAATTATTAGCAAGCTTAACTTTAGTTAATGAAGTTAATGGTAAAGTTAATGTTACTGACGAAGAAGCTAAAAAATATTATGATGCAAACCCTGCTGCATTCACTCTTCAAGAAGATTCTGCAAAATTACAAATTATAGCCTTCAAAGCTGCTGACTCTGCAACAGCAAACCAAGTATTAAAGGATGTTCTTGCAAATCCTAATAATTTTACTACGTATGCACGTAAATACAATGCAAATATTCCTGGAGTTCCTGAAAATGGAGAAACCCCTGAAATTCCAGAAAGTCGTTTAGGTGCATTAGGTGCAGCTATTAAAAATGTACCAGCTGGACAAATTGTTAATAGCGTAGTTAAGGTTGACAATGCTTTATATATTGTAAGAGTATTGGAAAAGAACTCTAAAGGTGTAATTCCTTTTGAAAAAGTTAAAGAAGCTATCAAAACTCAAGTTAAAAATCAAAAAAGACAAATTGAACAACAAAATTATTTAAAATCTGTATCTGATGAATTTAAACTTTCAAATATGGATGATGCAATAAAAAATATTAAATAA
- the phnC gene encoding phosphonate ABC transporter ATP-binding protein produces the protein MLLSVKNILKEYNNGTTALKNVSFEVEKGEFISIIGPSGSGKSTLLRSINKMIDISQGSILFKNRNIEKLKKKEIELVRREIGMIFQNYNLVERLTVIENVLHGRLGYKSVFAGILGIYSEEEKKEAFKFLEKVNMTKYAYQKCNELSGGQKQRVGIARAIMQKPKLLLCDEPIASLDPKTAENIMDYLKKIVTELKITCIVNLHQVDIAKKYSNRIIALNKGEKIFDDKPEHLTDDMIEFIYKDEELD, from the coding sequence ATGTTATTAAGTGTAAAAAATATTTTAAAGGAATATAACAATGGAACAACTGCCTTAAAAAATGTCTCATTTGAAGTGGAAAAAGGTGAATTTATCTCCATCATTGGACCGTCGGGTTCTGGAAAATCGACATTGCTTAGAAGTATTAATAAAATGATTGATATTTCCCAAGGTTCGATTTTATTTAAAAATAGGAATATTGAAAAATTGAAGAAAAAAGAAATCGAGCTTGTAAGGCGTGAAATTGGTATGATTTTTCAAAATTATAATCTTGTGGAAAGACTGACTGTTATTGAAAATGTGCTTCATGGGCGGCTTGGATATAAGTCGGTATTTGCTGGAATACTTGGGATTTATTCAGAAGAGGAAAAAAAAGAGGCTTTTAAATTTTTAGAAAAGGTAAACATGACTAAATATGCCTATCAGAAATGTAACGAACTTTCAGGTGGGCAAAAACAGCGTGTGGGAATTGCAAGAGCGATAATGCAAAAGCCAAAACTGCTTCTCTGTGATGAGCCAATCGCTTCACTTGACCCCAAAACTGCCGAAAATATAATGGATTATTTAAAAAAAATTGTTACAGAACTGAAAATTACGTGCATTGTCAATCTTCATCAAGTTGATATTGCAAAAAAATATTCAAACAGAATTATTGCCTTAAATAAAGGTGAGAAAATTTTTGATGATAAACCAGAGCATCTTACAGATGATATGATTGAATTTATTTATAAAGATGAAGAATTGGATTAA